The following proteins are co-located in the Streptomyces sp. DT2A-34 genome:
- a CDS encoding DUF4429 domain-containing protein, translated as MAEIIQRDGTWAFDGTTVRITPGLHRSVPLFRQTYGEIAVPLEAVASIVFEPERKRGRLRMRLREGADPLLQATGGRLPDPADPYRLTVEVDRAGVAEYVAEEIRHALLLDQIPKEPTRTYLLPGPPVPVSVRSSDGTVSFDGTQVRIDWSDTSDRVKRATGPRIIDVGDLVQVEWLPNSGYEDGFLRFVTRETVFSKLPPEKDPYALDLWGSTRRDLLTALIATAVTARLPHPSTRTGVDSADRPHPAASVPPPADHHDILLRRLRELGELHRDGVLTDEEFAMTKAVIMRDF; from the coding sequence ATGGCCGAGATCATCCAGCGCGACGGGACCTGGGCCTTCGACGGCACAACGGTCCGGATCACGCCGGGACTCCACCGCTCCGTACCGCTGTTCCGGCAGACGTACGGGGAGATCGCCGTACCCCTCGAAGCCGTCGCGAGCATCGTCTTCGAGCCCGAACGCAAACGCGGACGGCTGCGCATGCGGCTGCGTGAGGGCGCCGACCCGCTGCTCCAGGCGACCGGCGGCCGGCTCCCGGACCCGGCGGATCCGTACCGGCTGACGGTGGAAGTCGACCGCGCCGGGGTCGCCGAGTACGTCGCTGAGGAGATCCGGCACGCACTACTCCTGGACCAGATCCCCAAGGAACCGACCAGGACTTACCTCCTCCCCGGCCCGCCCGTACCCGTCTCCGTCCGCTCCTCCGACGGCACGGTCTCCTTCGACGGCACCCAGGTGCGCATCGACTGGTCCGACACCTCCGACCGGGTCAAACGGGCCACCGGCCCGCGCATCATCGACGTCGGCGACCTCGTCCAGGTCGAGTGGCTGCCCAACTCCGGCTACGAGGACGGCTTCCTGCGCTTCGTGACCCGCGAGACGGTGTTCTCCAAACTCCCGCCCGAGAAGGACCCGTACGCCCTGGACCTGTGGGGCAGCACCCGCCGCGACCTGCTCACGGCCCTGATCGCCACCGCGGTCACCGCCCGCCTGCCGCACCCGTCCACCCGCACCGGCGTCGACTCCGCGGACCGCCCCCACCCGGCGGCGTCCGTCCCGCCCCCGGCCGACCACCACGACATACTTCTGCGCCGCCTGCGGGAACTGGGCGAACTCCACCGGGACGGGGTCCTCACGGACGAGGAGTTCGCGATGACGAAGGCGGTCATCATGCGAGACTTCTAG